One Procambarus clarkii isolate CNS0578487 chromosome 15, FALCON_Pclarkii_2.0, whole genome shotgun sequence DNA segment encodes these proteins:
- the LOC138364846 gene encoding uncharacterized protein, whose amino-acid sequence MSLAIHTYVRRENATSTTFNGYTGSRRQAAEARQRIYRQPTPGSRSQATDIQAADARQPKPGNGYTGSRRQPTNTQAADARQRIYRQPTPANEYTGSRRQATDIQAADARQRIYTGSRRQATDIYRQPTPGSRSQATDIQAADARQPKPGNGYTGSRRQPTNTQAADARQRIYRQPTPGNGYIQAADARQRIYTGSRRQATDIYRQPTPGNGYIQAADARQRIYTGSRRQATDIYRQPTPGNGYIQAADARQRIYRQPTPGNGYTGSRRQATDIQAADARQRIYRQPTPGNGYTGSRRQATDIQAADARQRIYRQPTPGNVPEAGTDGLNNSLLLTTLGVVSSGD is encoded by the coding sequence ATGTCATTAGCCATTCACACATACGTGAGACGAGAGAACGCTACATCAACGACATTTAATGGATATACAGGCAGCCGACGCCAGGCAGCCGAAGCCAGGCAACGGATATACAGGCAGCCGACGCCAGGCAGCCGAAGCCAGGCAACGGATATACAGGCAGCCGACGCCAGGCAGCCGAAGCCAGGCAACGGATATACAGGCAGCCGACGCCAGCCAACGAATACACAGGCAGCCGACGCCAGGCAACGGATATACAGGCAGCCGACGCCAGCCAACGAATACACAGGCAGCCGACGCCAGGCAACGGATATACAGGCAGCCGACGCCAGGCAACGGATATATACAGGCAGCCGACGCCAGGCAACGGATATATACAGGCAGCCGACGCCAGGCAGCCGAAGCCAGGCAACGGATATACAGGCAGCCGACGCCAGGCAGCCGAAGCCAGGCAACGGATATACAGGCAGCCGACGCCAGCCAACGAATACACAGGCAGCCGACGCCAGGCAACGGATATACAGGCAGCCGACGCCAGGCAACGGATATATACAGGCAGCCGACGCCAGGCAACGGATATATACAGGCAGCCGACGCCAGGCAACGGATATATACAGGCAGCCGACGCCAGGCAACGGATATATACAGGCAGCCGACGCCAGGCAACGGATATATACAGGCAGCCGACGCCAGGCAACGGATATATACAGGCAGCCGACGCCAGGCAACGGATATATACAGGCAGCCGACGCCAGGCAACGGATATACAGGCAGCCGACGCCAGGCAACGGATATACAGGCAGCCGACGCCAGGCAACGGATATACAGGCAGCCGACGCCAGGCAACGGATATACAGGCAGCCGACGCCAGGCAACGGATATACAGGCAGCCGACGCCAGGCAACGGATATACAGGCAGCCGACGCCAGGCAACGGATATACAGGCAGCCGACGCCAGGCAATGTCCCTGAGGCTGGGACTGACGGTCTCAACAATTCACTTTTGCTCACCACATTAGGCGTGGTTTCCTCGGGGGATTGA